A single window of Halobacillus naozhouensis DNA harbors:
- a CDS encoding sugar O-acetyltransferase, which produces MTEKEKMLKGELYQSWDEELVLDRTRARQIVYSFNQSKPTENHHREQMLQSLLGSAGEEVFIEPSFHCDYGYNIHVGEQFFANFNCVFLDVCPITIGDRVMLGPNVQIYTATHPMDRETRASGLEFGKPVTIGSDVWIGGSAIINPGVTIGDNVVIGSGAVVTKDIPANVFVGGNPAKIIREVE; this is translated from the coding sequence ATGACAGAAAAGGAGAAAATGTTGAAAGGTGAGCTCTATCAATCGTGGGATGAAGAACTCGTTCTCGACCGCACACGAGCCAGGCAAATTGTGTATTCCTTTAATCAATCAAAGCCGACAGAAAACCATCACAGGGAGCAGATGCTGCAGAGTCTGCTTGGAAGTGCAGGGGAAGAAGTTTTTATAGAACCATCATTTCATTGCGATTATGGCTATAATATTCATGTAGGAGAGCAGTTTTTTGCCAATTTTAACTGTGTGTTTCTGGATGTGTGTCCGATCACGATTGGAGATCGAGTGATGCTCGGACCGAATGTACAAATATATACGGCGACACATCCAATGGATCGGGAAACAAGAGCCAGCGGCCTTGAGTTTGGAAAACCGGTAACGATTGGCAGTGACGTATGGATTGGTGGCAGTGCCATCATTAACCCTGGTGTAACGATTGGTGATAATGTCGTCATTGGTTCTGGAGCGGTGGTTACGAAAGATATCCCGGCAAATGTATTTGTCGGAGGGAACCCGGCTAAAATTATTCGTGAGGTAGAGTAA